The Tenuifilum thalassicum genome includes the window CATTAGTAAGCATTTTAGCCGTTGCATCCATAGCCATAGTATTAATTTTTATACCAGAACTACGATTTTGGGAACAAACCGACATATTAACTGAGAACAAAGAAATTAAACCCATTCAGAACAGTGCTGAACTTGTAAACAATGTACAAAATCAGGCAGGGATAGAGACACATGTTGATTCATCAAAAACTTTTGAACCTTCAGACAGCTCTCAAGTTATCATAAGTGATGCCTCTGAGGTTTCTGAGCCATCTAAACCAACAGCTCATGAGCACACATTAGTGCCTATCGATAAAAAAAGTGCACTGTTCTATCAAGAGAAAAACAACAACCAGAACAATGTTTACTACATTGTAGTTGGTAGTTTCTCTCAAAAGGTTAATGCTGAAAAACTTGTCAAGAAACTTGAAATTGATGGATACAAACCAACAATAATACCGGGCAACAACATTTATCGCGTTGCTGTCTATAGATTTTCTACTAAAGAAAGAGCATTACGCGAATTAGAAAGAGTACGTAGGTTAAATCTTACTAGTCAGGCCTGGCTTCTAACTTTAAAAGTCGATTAATTTTTACATTTTCACGATTCAACAAATATCACAATGGCTCTTATTGAAATTGAAAACATGGAGTTTTACGCATTCCATGGATGTTTTAAAGAGGAACAAGTAGTAGGAAACCAGTTTTTAGTAAATATTTCGTTTGAAACCGATACCTCTAAGGCTCAAAAAACCGATAATTTAAACGATACAGTAAACTACCAAGTTGTTTACAATCTGGTTAAAGCCGAAATGCAAAAGACATCAAAACTTCTGGAGCACGTAGCAGAAAGGATAACAAGTGCTGTTAAACTAGAATTTCCAGAAATTAAGAGCATTAAAGTTAAGGTATCGAAGCTAAATCCGCCAATGGGTGGAAAAATTGAAAAGGTAAGTGTTACACTAAATCGTAATTTTGCACAAAAGGGATAAATGATATTTGTTTGATTGATTTTTTTTCTATCTTTGCAGTCGCAAATGGTACCGTGGCCGAGTGGTTAGGCACTGGTCTGCAAAACCACGTACAGCGGTTCGAATCCGCTCGGTACCTCAAAAATTTAAAGCCCCGTATGGGGCTTTCCTTATTTTTTCCTGTTATGTAATCCGCATTCTTTTGTTTCTGGGTTCTCCCACCACCATCTTCCTGCACGAATATCCTCTCCTGGCTCAATTGCCCTGGTACATGGCTGACAACCTATACTAGGGAAACCCTTATCGTGTAAAGGATTGTAAGGCACTCCGTTTTCTTTGATGTATTTCCATACATCTTCCTCCGACCAATCAATCAATGGGTTCAACTTTATCAACCCATTAGCCTCGTCCCACTCTACAAGCTGGTTATCGGTACGAGTAGCAGATTGGCTTCTTCTTAAGCCACAAATCCAAACATCAAGTTCCTTAAATGCTCTTTTCAGGGGTTCAATTTTTCTAACCCTACAGCATTCTTTTCTATTTTCAATACTTTGATAAAAAAGGTTGATTCCCTTTTCTGTTACCATCTTTTCAACATCCTCAGGAGAAGGGAAATATATTTCAATATTCTTTTTATATCTAAGAGATGTACGCTCAATAAGCTCATAGGTTTCATAAAAGAGTCTACCAGTATCAAGCGTGAAGATTCTAACGCTAGGATCGATTTTAACAATCATATCGGTAAGCACTTGGTCTTCAGCTCCCATGCTCGAAGCTAGAGCTATTTTACCCTTATGCTTTTTTATAAACCAATCGAGTACAAACTCAGGTGTTTTACCCTTAAACTGTGCATTTAATGTTTCAACAATTTGCTTCATATTAATTATTTATTGCAAAAATATTAAAAAAAGAAGAGGGGCAATCCAAAATTATGAAATTTAGCAAAATCTGTTTCATGCGTAACAACATAAACGCTCGTTTAATGGATTGAAAACTTAAATTAATGGAAAAAAGTTGATTTCGGCATATTTATATATTAACTTGCTTAAAATCAAATATTCATTTTATGAAAAAGGTTTACACACTAATGCTATCATTATTCACCTTAAGTGCTTGGGCACAAGACATACCAATGCAAGTAATTGCATCTGCAGGTGGATATTTTGAAAACTCAAATGCTGGCATATCAATAAGCTGGACTTTGGGCGAGGTAGCTTACACAACCCTATCTACGGATAGTTATATACTAACACAAGGGTTTCAACAGGGAAACCTTTTCACAACATCTATTGATGAGCCTAAATCAAATCAGGAGGGCATTAATGTTTTCCCTAACCCTGTTAGCGATATTTTAAAATTGCGCATCGATAATAGGTTTGCTACAGGAAATGTCTTTATAGAAATATTTGACGTTACTGGGAAGCTTGTTCTATCAGAAAAAATGAACTTAGAGCAATCAAGTCCTGCAGCACTAAATCTCTCCAACTTGCGTTCAGGCATTTATATTCTTCATGTTTTTTCAGAAAACGATAATGCCAAGAAAGTTATAAAACTTATCAAGGAGTAACTCTGTTACTTCCAAGCCTTTAATTATTATTCACTTAAAAAACATAAGGCCATGAAGAGATTTGGCATAATAATTTATTGTCTACTATTGACAGCTAGTTCGGTCTTCGCACAACAACTTAATGGATTTAGCTACCAAGCAGTAATCCGCAATAGTAGTGGGCAAATTTTACCTAATCAAAACATAACGCTTCAACTTAGCTTGACTGACGAAAGTGGGTCGACCATTTATTACAGCGAACAGCAAACCCAAACAACAAATGAGCAAGGGATTATTAATCTTGAGATTGGTAAAGGGACAATAATAAATGGAAATTTTAATGATATACCATGGCACACTAAGGCAGTCTTTCTAAAAGTAGAAATGAAGGTGAACTCCTCTTTGGAAACAATGGGTATACAAAGAGTTTTAGGTGTGCCCTTGGCCTTTTATACGGATAGTTCGGCTGCATCTGGACATTCTACTTACAGCGATACCGCAAAATTTGCTCAGAAAGTAACGCTAGATGGTGTTGTATTTGGAAGTGGAGATCCTGGTTCGTTTGCAATTTGGAGCACAAACGACACGTTAAAAAGTTTGCCTAACCTTAATTTTGCGAACAGCATAGTTGTACAAGGTAACCCAACTACTAACCCTGATGATCCAATTTTTGAAGTTAAGAAAAGCAATGGGGATGTTATTTTTGGAGTATACCAAGAAGGTGTAAGAGTAAATATTGCTGATACTCCTGCAAAAGGAGCAAAGGGAGGTTTTGCTGTTGGGGGTCTTTCCACTACAAAAGCAGGTCAAACTGAATATTTCAGGATTACACCCGATAGCGCAAGAGTTTACATCAAACAAGTTCCTGCAAAAGGAGCAAAAGGAGGCTTTGCTGTTGGGGGGTTATCTACGACAAAACTAACAACTGCACAAAACCTATTATTTATCAATCCCGACTCAGCAAGAATTTATCTTAATGAAAACGTTGCTAAAGGAGCAAAAGGTGGCTTTGCTGTTGGAGGGCTTTCAACTGGGAAAGCAAATCAATCACAACTTATCCAACTCACTAAAGACAATTACCTAATTGGCTACCAGGCAGGGAGTAATATTACTACAGGTTTATATAACTCATTTATGGGATTCCAGGCAGGTAATTCAAACACAACAGGGAGCTGGAATACTTTTATAGGCTATCAGGCCGGTATGACTAATACAGGAAGCGACAACACCTTTATTGGTTACCAAGCAGGTAGAGCTCATCAGTTTGGTGGAGGAAATGTTTACATTGGAAGTAAAGCTGGTGGTAATGCCCAGAATGGTGTACAAAACATTGTTATTGGCGAATCTGCTGGTTTTAATACAATCAATGGGTTTAAGAATATCTTTATAGGTTTCATGGCTGGTAACCAAAACACAAGTGGATACAATAATTTATTTATTGGTAGCAGTTCTGGTCAAAATAACACTACTGGTAATCGTAACATTTTCATAGGTGACAGCTCGGGATTTTCAAACATTGGAGGCTTTGGGAATACATTCTTTGGGATAAAAAGCGGTTTTAATAATACAGGAGGTTACCGAAATCTTTACATGGGGTACATGTCTGGGTATAACAACGTAAATGGCTCCGACAATACGTTCCTAGGCGATATGGCAGGATCTGAAAATATCTCTGGTGCTGAAAACACCTTTGTGGGACAAGGTGCTGGCTCAACAAATACTACAGGTGCTTATAACACTGCAATTGGTTCAAGTGCTGGTAGGGGTATTATTGATGGAGTCAACAACCTAATGGTGGGTAGGTTCTCTGGATATAATGTTAATGGAAATGGCAATACATTTCTTGGAACCCAAAGTGGTGCTAGTTTTTCTGGGCCAGTTACTGCTAGCTATAACATTTGCATTGGAAATTCTAGTGCAGGAGGTTTAGATAACAGCTATTACAATGTATACATTGGTCAGCAAACAGGTAGCAAACCAGGTTCAAGCAATGTAGTTATTGGACATCAGGCAGGAAATGTTGCTCAAGGAAACGGGAACATCTTTATTGGATATCGTGCAGGATATACTGAACCTAAAGGGAACAGGCTTTACATCCAGAACTCAGGAGTTGATTCAACTCAAGCGCTTATTTATGGTAGATTCGATCAAAAAACTTTAAGTTTTAATGCTAATGTTGGAATTGGAACTACTAATCCTGAAAAGGAGCTACATGTAGTTGGAGACGCTTTGATTACTGGCAGCATTTATTACGATGCATCCCAAACATATAGTAAACCAGACTTTGTATTCAAAGAAGATTATAACAAAAAATTTGAACCACTAACAGTTGAAAACTTCATTCAAGCTAATGGCCATCTTCCATGGTTAACTAAAGCAACTGACGAGGGAAAGGAGATAAACCTTACTCGCTTGCAGTTTGAAACTGTTGAAACTATTGAAAACCTTCAACTCCAAATCATAGAACAACAAAAGCAAATCAATTCTCTTAAGGCTGAGATTGAAGAACTTAAATCTTTTATCAAATCAAAAAAATAAAATAATCTGCAGACAAACAGAGGCTGTCCATAAAGGCAGCCTCTATTTTTTAATAAATTCCAAAAGGCGATATCACCTAACCTTAAAGTATTCAATAAGCTCTGCTAAAGATTTAGCTTTAGCGTTTAACTCTTCGGCGCTGGCTGCAACTTCCTCAGATAGTGAAGCGTTTTGCTGTGTAGTGTTATTTAACTCCTGTACCGATGCGTTTACTTGCTCAGTACCTGTGCGTTGCTCATGAGTTGCAGCGGTTATCTCCCTTATTAAATCGGTAGTTCTTATTATTTCGTTCACATTCTGATTCATCAGTTCCTTGGCTTTTACAGAGATTTCTGCTCCTCTTTGGGATACTTCAATTATTTCGTTTGCTGCCTGACGGCTTCGCTCTGCGAGCCTACGCACTTCTGCAGCAACTACAGCAAAACCTTTCCCATGTTCTCCTGCTCGGGCTGCCTCTACGGCAGCATTTAGCGCAAGAAGATTGGTTTGAAAGGCAATATCGTTAATTATGCTAATTTTTTGGGCTATCTCATTCATGGAGTCAAGGGCAACGTTTGTCGACTCAACCCCTTTTTCAAGATCCTTTGAAGTTGATACAGCTATGGTTTCAGTTTGTACAGCATTCTCGGAATTTTGCTGTATGCTTGAAAGTATTTCCTCCATGGAGCTAGAAATCTCTTCTAGCGATGATGCCTGCTCTGAGGTAACCTCGGAAAGGCTACTTGCGCTCATGCTCATTTGGTTAGCCGAAGATTCAAGTTCATCAGCTGCATCGGAGATTCCTTCAATAATCTCTCGAAGCTTCTTTGCAAGATTGCCAATCGAAATGCTTAACTTACCTAGCTCATCGTTGCGCTTTGCATACTGGGTATTAACCTCAACTGTTAAATCACCCTCACTCATTTTATACAAATCGTCTATTGCATGATCAAGTGGTTTACGAACCCTTTTTGCAATATATGCTATGCCCAATATACCCGAAATGATAATTATTGGCGAGGTTATATATGCAGGAAAATATTCTGGATAGATAAACCTTAAACTCACCAGTACGTCTATTAAAGTACCCCATGCTAGGGTTACTGTTCCCATTGTTATAAGAATAGACTTCTTAAAGAAATACCTTATGGTAGCTATACCAATTGGAAGAGCAATACTAACAAGGATTACTAGGCTCAAAACTTCTTTATTCATAGCAAAAGTTTTATCATTACACGATTTATACGTTTGTTCAAATTGAAAAGTTAGTCTAAATTAACATATGATGCAACTTTATGATATAAAACAGTGCTTTTTCCTATTTAACTCAACAAATAAGGAGTTTACACGCATCATTGTTATATATCAATTAAAACTAAATGCCATCAAAAAGTTTCTTATAGATCCGCTCACTCTCTTTTTGGTTAATTTCCCATAGCTTGTTACTAATTCTTAACAACCTATGAACTCTAAACCTATTTTTTACAGACAAATGCGGTAAAATCCTATCGAGCAGCAACGCTAAGGGTTTAAACTTTACTATACCCACTAACGACTTTGTTCTATCGTACATTGATAGGGGATTACGGAAACCTGAACCGTGGTGATAAATTAAATCGGCATAAATACCAAACATTAAACCATGGTCTGAGAGCTGGGAAGTTCTTAATAGCGGTAGCCACTCCACATTTTTATCGTTTAAAGCCTTTAGCAGATTGCCGCCAACATCGGTTCTGCTATAACCTGCTGTTGTACCCCACTGATATCCTTCTTTCCAATCGCCTTTAATTGATTTCCAGAATCCAATAGTTGTAACACAAAACGAAGGGTGTGGCTGTATATCGCCTATATTCTCAACCCTTTTTACTGCTGCTAAAGGATACTTTGAAAGTGATTCGGTGATAAATTCATCTATGGGCTTTATGGGGAAGGCATCGCCATCTATAAAAATAATAACATCATCATCGGATGCCTGAAGCGAAATAAATTTGGCCAAAAGGTTTAACTTTATAGCATGTTCTGTTATGGGCTCGCAGCATGCAAAATCGTATCGGTGATAGTGCTTACAAGCATCGCCACTTAAAAAGGCAAATACCTTAAATGGCTGTTTTATGTTCTTTTGAAGATACCTTAGCTGAATATCAACCCATTTATCGGATTGCCAATGTACGGTTGCAATGTAAAGCATTTATTGCGTATAGTGTTTATGCAAAGTTAACCAATTTAGTTAATATTGTTTAATCAAAATGTCAACATCTTCAATAAAAAAATACAATCAAATTGTAATATTCACTGCCGAGACCTACCCATCGGTGGCAGGCGATGGCAGAAATGCTTTACTCGTTGGGTCTAAACTTGCGGCTAAAGGGCATAGGGTTTTACTTATTAGCCTCAATCCTAATAATTTACTTCAACCTTACGAAACCATTAATGGAGTTCAAATAGAAAGAGTTGCATATAACTATAAAACCAAACTTGGACGTGCTATTTTAAGATTAAATCTTTTATGGCACCTTCAAAAGCTTAAGAACCCAAAGACTATTTGGCTAATTTATGGGGCAATGCCAGGGTTTAGGACAATAATGCTAGCAGCTATTCTGAAAGGTGTTAGTTTTATCTTTAGGTCAACACTATGGGGTTTCGACGATGCGTACACTCTTGCTGGAAAACCTCTTAAGTTCTTTACCAGAGTTCTTCTTAAAAAAGTTAATGGTTACTACGCCTTAAACAGTAGTTTTGCATCCTCATGGATCAGCGTGTTTGGACAGTCTAACATCTTCAAATCGTTTCAAGGAGTTGAATTGGGGAGGTTCAACATTAAAAACAGAAATGAAATTAGAGCACTAACAAGGCAGGAATTGGGGATTCCACCAGATCAACCAGCAATTCTTATGGTTGGGCATTTAATTCATCGCAAGGGATTTCCTGAGATTATTGATTGGATAGGGAAGATAGATGATGAATACATACTAATCCATCTGGGTAGCTACCAGGCATCGGAATGGGATACAGTTAGCCTATATAACGGTGAAATGAGCCAACACAAGTCCTATGCTGAAAAGGTTTTAGGTGATAAAATAAGATTCTTAGGGCGCCACAACGACACCTACAAGTTTTACCTTGCTTCCGATATCTTCCTTATGGCCTCGTATGCCGAAGGGTATCCACCAAATTCCGTAAATGAGGCCCTAGCAGCTGGATTACCTGTTATCACCAGAAAAATACCAGGCGTTACCGATACTATAACCGATGGATTAAATGGTTTTCATTTTTCTTCCGAAAAAGAATTTTCTGCAAAACTCTCATCTCTAATCCACAACAAGCCCAGAAGAATTGAAATGGGCAGAAATGCACAAATTTTTGCAAGCGACAAACTCAATATCAATTTGATTGTTGACAGGCTAGAAACATTTATCAATGCGATTTAAAACAACCAACCTGAATTTTGTGTAACTTACTCACACAAACGAATGCTAAATGGCATATAGGGAAAAACTATACAAAATTGTTTTTGAAAGCGACACCAGAGCTGGTAAGCTATTTGATGTATGGCTTCTATGGTTAATTCTTGTAAGCATAACCATAACAATACTTGATAGTGTCCCAAACATAAATAGCACCTTAAAGTTACAATTCTATCTGGCTGAATGGTTTTTCACCATTCTTTTTAGCGTGGAATACTTGTTACGCATTTTCATTAGTCCCAAGCCCTTTCGATATATTTTTAGTTTTTGGGGATTTATTGACCTATTGGCCATACTACCAACTTTCTTCAGCCTTTTCTTTTATGGATACCACTACCTTTTAGTCGTTAGGATTTTCAGACTTTTGCGTGTATTCAGAATTCTAAAACTTGCCAGGTTTAACCGAGAAGCAAGAATATTGTTAGATGCGCTAAAAGCAAGTTCATACAAAATTGGTATATTTTTCTCTGCCGTTCTTACCATAGTTGTATTGATGGGGACTATTATGTATGTTGTAGAAAGTGGCGAGAATGGCTTTAGCAGCATTCCACAAAGCATTTACTGGGCAATAATTACTATAACCACAGTAGGCTATGGCGACATCGTACCGCACACCGTGCTAGGTAAATTCATTTCATCATTTGCCATGCTTATTGGTTATGCTATTATTGCAGTGCCTACTGGTATAATTACAGTAGAGGTAGGAAAATCAACCAATAAGAAACAAAAATGCCCTATGTGCAACAAATTAGCACCAACCAGTGCTAACTACTGTTCATATTGCGGCACCAAGCTAAACCAAAACTCACATGAAAGAGATTCTTAACACCAAAATTATCGAGATTGGGGAATATGTGCTTCGCTTACAAAACTTGTTGAGTTTTGTTATTTTTCTTGTGATAGTTATTGCTGTTTATTACTCAATTAAGCGATTAATATTCCGTTCAAAAACCTTACAAACTTCAATGAAGTACACGGTTTCCAAACTACTTCAATACATCATTATCTTTCTTTCTTTCATCATCAGCTTAAAACTACTGGGTTTTAACATATCGGTTTTACTTGCTGGTTCGGCAGCGTTACTTGTTGGTGTGGGGTTTGGTTTGCAAAACATATTTAACGATTTCATTTCGGGCATAATATTACTACTTGACGGGACTCTTAAGGTTGGCGACATCATTGAGGTTAATGGCAAAATATACAAGGTTTTAGAAATCAGCTTCAGATACACAATTGTTCTTGGCCGCGATGAGAATTACATCATCCTGCCAAATTCTAGCCTAACAAGTAATACCGTAATAAACTGGACACATAGCGAAGTTGCTTCACGGTTTAAAATAACGGTTGGAGTGGATTACTCTTCAGACGTTCAAAAGGTTATGCGCATTCTTAAAGAGGTGGCAGCTGGACATGCAAAGGTTCTCTCTAAGCCAGAACCATTTGTTCGATTTGAGGATTATGCTGACTCCGCATTGATTTTTGGTGTTTACTTCTATACCGATGAGGTATTTCGTGTTGAAAACATTAAGAGCGAAATCAGGATTCAGATTTATAAAGCATTCAAAGAAAATGGTATCAATATCCCATTTCCACAACGGGTAATACATTTCAGCAAAGATGCAGACCAGAAAGACTCAAACCAATAACCAACAAATAATTACTTAAAAATCGAAACAACATGCAGCAACCAAACCTTTTTAAACGTCTCTATAAAAACCAAAACCAAAAAACATGAAATCAAGAGTTATCCTTCTATTACTTCTCACAGGTTTGGGTATTCAAACCATAAACGCTCAGGTAACACGCAAGTTTAACCAAACTGGATTTACTGGTATAAAAAATAGCACATCGGCCGATGTATATATCACCCAAGCCGATGCGTTTAGTGTAGAGGTAACAGCCAAAGAGAATGTGTTTAAGCAACTGGAAATCTATGTAGAAAACAATGTCTTGCACTGCAAAAGCAAGGGAAGAATTAGCTTTTGGGGTAACGATTGGGAAGGAGCAAGGATTAACATATCACTGCCAAACGTTGAGCTGCTTTCTATTAATGGGTCGGGCGATATGATTATTAAAACACCAGTCAACTCAACAGAGCTTAAATTTGCAATTAACGGAAGTGGCGACATAGTATCAAAATCAATTTCAGCAAAAACGTTAAAGGCTTCAATCAATGGGTCTGGCGATATTGAAGTGAAAGATAAATCGATTATCGAAAATGTAGAGGTAAGGATTAACGGTTCGGGAGATGTTAATTTAGCGAAGGTTGATTCCGAGAATGCCAACGTCAGAATTAACGGCTCTGGCGATGTAGCAATAACTTGTAACAAAAACTTCAACGCAAGATCAAACGGTAGCGGAGATATTATTCTTTATGGCAAGGCAATGGTTGATGCTAAAATTAATGGTTCAGGGGAGCTAATCCGAAAGTAATAGCGAATCGTAGTAAAAAATAAAGGGCTGTCCGGAATAACGACAGCCCTTTTATCATGTTTAACTTCTTATTTCAAAAGACCAGCTTTATACTTTTCACCAATAACCTTTAGCATATCATCGGTCATGGTTTCTAGGTTCCATTTAGGATTCCATCCCCACTCTTCGCGAGCACAGCTATCGTCCATATAGTTTGGCCAGCTATCGGCAATGGCTTTCTTAACGGGGTCCACATCGTACTCCATTGTAAAATCGGGGATGCGCTTTTTAATGGCAGCATATATCTGCGATGGTTCAAAGCTCATAGCAGTAACATTAAAGCTGTTCCTGTGTTTTAGCTTTGAAGGGTCAGCTTCCATAAGCTGAACACAAGCGTCAAGGGCATCGGGCATGTACATCATATCCAAATAGGTTCCTTCGGGCAGTGGACAAACGTAATGCTTTTGCTGTATTGCGCCATAGTATATCTCAACAGCATAATCGGTTGTTCCACCACCAGGTAGAGTCACATTTGAAATGATTCCAGGAAAACGGACGCTGCGGGTATCAACACCATACTTTTGGAAGTAGTAGTCACCTAACATTTCGCCAGTAACCTTGCAAATTCCATATATGGTAGTTGGGCGCATTATGGTGTCCTGTGGTGTATTATCTTTTGGAGAATTTGGGCCAAACGCACCAATTGAGCTTGGTGTAAACACAGCGCAATTAAACTCACGTGCAATCTCAAGCGAGTTCATTAATGCCCCCATGTTAATTTTCCATGCTAGCTGTGGGTTTTTCTCACCGGTGGCCGATAGCAATGCCACCATGTTGTATATGGTGTCAATCTTATACTTTTTAACAATATCGGCAAACTTTTGTGCATCAAGGGCATCTAGCAATTCAAAAGGGCCATCCTTAAAAACATCGGCACATTTTGTATTAATATCGGCAGCAACAACATTGCTGTTTCCGTAGATTTTTTGGAGATGAGGCACAAGTTCCGATCCTATTTGACCACCTGCACCAACAACTAGTATATTCTTCATGACTTCTAAACTATTTCGAAATTTAACTTATGATTTTTGGCAAATGTATATGTTTTGGTTAAGACTTCAAACCAAACGTCAGGGTTTAAATTTATATTTTAAAGCAGATTTTATATCGACATATAAAAAAACCGCCTTTCGGCGGTTTGTGGGCCCAGCTGGGCTCGAACCAGCGACCCTCTGATTATGAGTCAGATGCTCTAACCAGCTGAGCTATGGGCCCTAAAAAAACAGTTGATTCTGTTTTTATTTTGGTTTGCAAAATTACATATTTGCATTTGAATTTTCAAACATAAGCAATAAAAATATTTACTTAATCCTTAAAAATTATTTCATGCTTAAAGCTAAAAACATCATTTTTGACCTTGGGGGCGTTGTCCTCGATATTGATTACAAGCTCACTCTAAACGAGTTTAACAGGTTAGGCATTAACATAAATGACTACTCCATACTAACAGGGAAAAACGAAATCTTCAACCAGTTCGATTGTGGCCTAATCTCACCTAGTGAGTTCAGAAAACAGATCTGCGGACTGTTCAACATATCTGTTGATGCTGAAACCTTCGACTTGGCATGGAATAAACTTTTGCTTGAATGGGATTTTGAACGACTTAAATTTATTGAAAGGTTAAGGGACAATTACAAAATCTTTTTACTTAGCAACACTAACGCCATCCATTTTGAGCACTACAATAAAGAACTAGCTAAAAAGACTGGGAAAGAGCTA containing:
- a CDS encoding HU domain-containing protein, whose product is MELNRIIHKILLTNDFVSLPGLGSFVRKYEPAKLSSDGKTLLPPSEKIFFDPSRTFNDEAIENFLVENKGISKSEAETEVKIFCEKISDDLGKGVEIDFYNIGSLKKDSDGNFTLSESDSIISSTFGLESIDIPEKKEHIISKPGEKETIIQKDIEPKKSEKTEKSIVAPVYADKKSKNTILVSLVSILAVASIAIVLIFIPELRFWEQTDILTENKEIKPIQNSAELVNNVQNQAGIETHVDSSKTFEPSDSSQVIISDASEVSEPSKPTAHEHTLVPIDKKSALFYQEKNNNQNNVYYIVVGSFSQKVNAEKLVKKLEIDGYKPTIIPGNNIYRVAVYRFSTKERALRELERVRRLNLTSQAWLLTLKVD
- the folB gene encoding dihydroneopterin aldolase, coding for MALIEIENMEFYAFHGCFKEEQVVGNQFLVNISFETDTSKAQKTDNLNDTVNYQVVYNLVKAEMQKTSKLLEHVAERITSAVKLEFPEIKSIKVKVSKLNPPMGGKIEKVSVTLNRNFAQKG
- a CDS encoding phosphoadenylyl-sulfate reductase; protein product: MKQIVETLNAQFKGKTPEFVLDWFIKKHKGKIALASSMGAEDQVLTDMIVKIDPSVRIFTLDTGRLFYETYELIERTSLRYKKNIEIYFPSPEDVEKMVTEKGINLFYQSIENRKECCRVRKIEPLKRAFKELDVWICGLRRSQSATRTDNQLVEWDEANGLIKLNPLIDWSEEDVWKYIKENGVPYNPLHDKGFPSIGCQPCTRAIEPGEDIRAGRWWWENPETKECGLHNRKK
- a CDS encoding T9SS type A sorting domain-containing protein encodes the protein MKKVYTLMLSLFTLSAWAQDIPMQVIASAGGYFENSNAGISISWTLGEVAYTTLSTDSYILTQGFQQGNLFTTSIDEPKSNQEGINVFPNPVSDILKLRIDNRFATGNVFIEIFDVTGKLVLSEKMNLEQSSPAALNLSNLRSGIYILHVFSENDNAKKVIKLIKE
- a CDS encoding FtsB/FtsL family cell division protein — translated: MKRFGIIIYCLLLTASSVFAQQLNGFSYQAVIRNSSGQILPNQNITLQLSLTDESGSTIYYSEQQTQTTNEQGIINLEIGKGTIINGNFNDIPWHTKAVFLKVEMKVNSSLETMGIQRVLGVPLAFYTDSSAASGHSTYSDTAKFAQKVTLDGVVFGSGDPGSFAIWSTNDTLKSLPNLNFANSIVVQGNPTTNPDDPIFEVKKSNGDVIFGVYQEGVRVNIADTPAKGAKGGFAVGGLSTTKAGQTEYFRITPDSARVYIKQVPAKGAKGGFAVGGLSTTKLTTAQNLLFINPDSARIYLNENVAKGAKGGFAVGGLSTGKANQSQLIQLTKDNYLIGYQAGSNITTGLYNSFMGFQAGNSNTTGSWNTFIGYQAGMTNTGSDNTFIGYQAGRAHQFGGGNVYIGSKAGGNAQNGVQNIVIGESAGFNTINGFKNIFIGFMAGNQNTSGYNNLFIGSSSGQNNTTGNRNIFIGDSSGFSNIGGFGNTFFGIKSGFNNTGGYRNLYMGYMSGYNNVNGSDNTFLGDMAGSENISGAENTFVGQGAGSTNTTGAYNTAIGSSAGRGIIDGVNNLMVGRFSGYNVNGNGNTFLGTQSGASFSGPVTASYNICIGNSSAGGLDNSYYNVYIGQQTGSKPGSSNVVIGHQAGNVAQGNGNIFIGYRAGYTEPKGNRLYIQNSGVDSTQALIYGRFDQKTLSFNANVGIGTTNPEKELHVVGDALITGSIYYDASQTYSKPDFVFKEDYNKKFEPLTVENFIQANGHLPWLTKATDEGKEINLTRLQFETVETIENLQLQIIEQQKQINSLKAEIEELKSFIKSKK
- a CDS encoding methyl-accepting chemotaxis protein codes for the protein MNKEVLSLVILVSIALPIGIATIRYFFKKSILITMGTVTLAWGTLIDVLVSLRFIYPEYFPAYITSPIIIISGILGIAYIAKRVRKPLDHAIDDLYKMSEGDLTVEVNTQYAKRNDELGKLSISIGNLAKKLREIIEGISDAADELESSANQMSMSASSLSEVTSEQASSLEEISSSMEEILSSIQQNSENAVQTETIAVSTSKDLEKGVESTNVALDSMNEIAQKISIINDIAFQTNLLALNAAVEAARAGEHGKGFAVVAAEVRRLAERSRQAANEIIEVSQRGAEISVKAKELMNQNVNEIIRTTDLIREITAATHEQRTGTEQVNASVQELNNTTQQNASLSEEVAASAEELNAKAKSLAELIEYFKVR
- a CDS encoding glycosyltransferase family 4 protein; translation: MSTSSIKKYNQIVIFTAETYPSVAGDGRNALLVGSKLAAKGHRVLLISLNPNNLLQPYETINGVQIERVAYNYKTKLGRAILRLNLLWHLQKLKNPKTIWLIYGAMPGFRTIMLAAILKGVSFIFRSTLWGFDDAYTLAGKPLKFFTRVLLKKVNGYYALNSSFASSWISVFGQSNIFKSFQGVELGRFNIKNRNEIRALTRQELGIPPDQPAILMVGHLIHRKGFPEIIDWIGKIDDEYILIHLGSYQASEWDTVSLYNGEMSQHKSYAEKVLGDKIRFLGRHNDTYKFYLASDIFLMASYAEGYPPNSVNEALAAGLPVITRKIPGVTDTITDGLNGFHFSSEKEFSAKLSSLIHNKPRRIEMGRNAQIFASDKLNINLIVDRLETFINAI
- a CDS encoding ion transporter encodes the protein MAYREKLYKIVFESDTRAGKLFDVWLLWLILVSITITILDSVPNINSTLKLQFYLAEWFFTILFSVEYLLRIFISPKPFRYIFSFWGFIDLLAILPTFFSLFFYGYHYLLVVRIFRLLRVFRILKLARFNREARILLDALKASSYKIGIFFSAVLTIVVLMGTIMYVVESGENGFSSIPQSIYWAIITITTVGYGDIVPHTVLGKFISSFAMLIGYAIIAVPTGIITVEVGKSTNKKQKCPMCNKLAPTSANYCSYCGTKLNQNSHERDS